TTTACCCTTGATGGTGTTTCTCAAATCAATTTTGTCATTATCTGGTTGCTGAAGTAGCTTtgtccttttcatttttcaaatccTTTAATGTCAGTCAAAACTACCTTCCCAGAGTAGGAGTTtccaacaaaataatttggtgcTTGTTGGCCAGTGTACCTTGCACAGCTTCTCCTCATGTTTGCTGGAGGGCTTTAAATCTTGTTTTGTCAACAAATATTTCCCATCTTGGTTTCTGATTACTGGTAGTTTCCTTCTTTGATAGTTTCTTAAAACTCTTTATAGTATAAATGGCAGAGGATGTAAGGTTTACAGTCATGATAATCATACTAACTAAAGAAATTTACACGGTTGGCAAATCCAGAGACAGAGGTCAGTGTTAAACTGATGTGAAgtctgtaaagaaaaaattggtcaaaattcAAGATCTCTCCAGGCAAGAACTAAAAATCCTATCTTATTTATAATGACCATCATTGACTGAGGACACAGTGCAGTCTGCACATTTTCCTGTTGGACACCCTGTTCACTTTGGTGCCTCTCATTCTTGAATCCATTTCCTGCAGCAAAATTAAGCTGGGCACCAACATTCAAAGTATTCAATGGCAgattcttttaaaagttttgttgaTTCCTTTAGAATaagagcaaacaaacaaaactaaaagaggaaaaagatccAGGTTAGTTATAAATGACAGGAAGACAAACAAACTTGCATTTCAAACAGCTAAAAATAAGATGTACGCCACAGTCATTAGACTAACTCTAATGAATTTGATGTTTTATCAACTTATTAGGAAACCTAAAAGCAATGAAATCCTTGAGTCACTTAATTAATGTAAAATCTAAAAcctgtttatctttttttctctttctttctttgatttgttttttttagaaattttttttaaaattgtgttcGAAAGAATTCATCAAGTAACAAAAATTTTGGGTACCATGGTCACTGTTTTTTGGCCACAGTTTCCAAAGTAGTGGCCCATTGTTGATCTCTACTCTCATTCCAAGCCAAAAAACTGGTAAATGCCTTTAACTCGTGCAAAGACCGcaactttctttttcacattttgtttgttttgctccTTCTCCCAATGGCAGTCTTTCAACCAACCATTTTGAATTCTCTCAACCCATAACTCTTTTCTAGTTCCTTCCCCCTTAAAGAGTACGGCCAGGACATTGGCAAATGCCTTTAATTCTTGCTCAGACTATGACATGCCTTTTTGCTTTGCATTGGTTTGAAGTGTTTTCTCTCTCTCCAAAAAAGAAAGGTTTAAAATGTATTGTATAGACTGTGCCAGTAATGTACTAAATTCCAGCAAAGCAACACACTGCTGCAGATTTTTGTATGAACCAGGAAAATTAAGTAACACGTGTACTAGAGCACAGATGGTACAAGGGAAGGGAATTTTGCCAGACTCATGCTACACTTAATTGCATTTGGTTACATGTTGTTTTGCAAGCACAACCTAGAGAGTTTCATTCTGCAGTCCTGTGGTGACTTTTCATCAAGTCTTAATGAAGTTGATAGACTAATCATTCTATGCACCAAAGAACTTATGCTTCCACAGTCCTATGCtcccaaaatggaaaatttgtcaAGAAAGAAATAGGTGTGCAACTGCTGCTCaagcatcaaaataaaaaattccatCACTAGTCGCTTCTAAAAGGCAATTCAGTTGTTCTGAAATCTAGCCAACTGTTGGAGGAACTTCAGATTTCTTACTGGGTTAGCAGTGTTGTTGTGGAGGGACGCGTTGGCACAACGTCCTCCTCTTTGCGCCTCTCATCCGCAGCCCCTCTCCTCCCTTTGATAGTGGCCGTTCTCCTTTCCCCTCTTTTATCCTGCCTCTCCCTATCCTCTTctcttttgttctctccactCTACTTCAAAATGCATCAACTCCAGGGAGTCACGAATTTCTGCCGTATGAAAGGCAAACCTTAAAGTTTCCCTAACTCACATTTTTTTACCAACTGTTGAATGTCATCTACACTGAGGTTACAGCGATATGGTACTGGACCTATAGTCATTGCCTGTGTCTTAGATGCATTGGTATGTAGATAGTTTTGCTGAAGCCATGTTGATAAGATATGTAGATCAGAGTTAATGATATATTCTAAAATTGGAGGGGAAGTGTCCGATGCATATTCAGTAGTGTCATTTGCATATAACTGTAGAGAGGTATTTGTAACCTGAAGGTTCAAGTCATTGatgtaaatgttaaaaagtgAAGGGCCCAGCAAAGATCCCTTAGGGACCTTAGCTTTGATAGGTTCCCAGTCAGAGTAAATGCCATCCAATTTGACTCTGCTTCCTATCTTGCAAGTAACTGCTCATCAACTCCAATGCCTGACCTGTGAAGCCATAGGCTCTAAGTTTTGCTAGCAGTAGGCCATGGCATGGGTTTCACGCCTGAAATCTTGAGGGTCATGTCTGATACTGGCAAGTACTTTCAAGTTGTGTGAGCTCTTATAGAGCCTGGTGCAGAGCAGCAGATGCATAAGAAGCTAAAGGGGCTTTCCCTGCAAGTTAAGGGCAGCTAGCATAAACATCTCCAGACTTAGAGGCAAGGGCAGTGTAAGGttatatttcaatgtttttttctcttcaagcaGATGATCACAACAAATGTGGGTTTCATCAGTGTCAAATGCCTGCTTCATTTTTGCACGTGACCATGTCTAAACAAGGAAAATCCTTTATTGCTAATGTTGTGGTAATCTCTAGGTTTTCTTTTGATGAAATGGCAGACAACATTTTTCACATCAAAATCAGGAAGGCTGTCTTTCTCATTTACAAGTGATGACTACTGTCAGAATCAGAGAGATCATTGCTTGTTTAAATACTTTATATTCAATCCTCAGATTTCCACGTACTCTACAATACTACGAATTATACTAAGAAATTCTCTGAGAGCCTCAGCAAACTTTGCTTAACACGTACCTCCAAAAAAGCCTGATCTTCGTCAGTCACTTTGCGTTCAATaatctttctcaaaaaaaaaaagataaatgactCTTAGCATTAATAATTCAGAAGAAATAGTCAGGCACAGCTGAGTCCTTCAATAGCTGGTGCACCAATGTGGGGCCCTTCAACAGCTGTGGTGGTAGCAGtcttttttccccttgtttGCACGCCAAGAGCTGcctcttttcaagaaaattctcGTCCCAATATAGAATTTGTACTTATTATGTTGCACTGAGAGTGTACCCACAAAATTATGTGAACTTTAAAACAAGGAAACATTTAGCAATGTTCAGCTATTATTGTAATGGTTACTGTGTACTTCACAGCAAAtaggtaaagaaaataaaatcaactcTATCTTTTGCAGTTTGAGAAAAGATGGGATCCAACATAATTCTTTTACAGAAAAAGGTAGTGTCGTTAATGTTGGTGAAAAAATCACACCACTCAAGACCAAGTGATATTAAGACCTGATAATAGCAGTAATTATTTCGTTTAAGCTTGAGGACATTTGAATTGTAAGATAGGCCACATTCTGAAAGTCAGTAGCACCTTCTTTAACAACCTTTTTCTCCAAAAGGCCAAAAGGAGAAAGGCCTTGCTCCTCAACATTCAAATCAGACACTTTGCGGGTCAGGGGTGCATCCCAACCATGGATTCATTACCAGCCCTGATGGGAAGAGATTAACTTGGTTTTGCTTGGCTATGCTGGCATATATAATTGCAGCCTGGGGTACCAAATCTAAGCCTCTCTGCACAGGTGCTGAAACCACATGTCTTGCTGAGTTAATTTCCCCAACTAAATTGTCAAAGTTGCTCTATCTTTTTGCAACCTGTCCAAATTTACTAGCTGTGATCCTTTTGTTCCTTAACATCATCCAAAGACTACTCTGACTTTGTGCCCTTGTTTTTTCCTCCACTTCAGAGGTGGTTTGCCTGAAGAGACCCAACACATCCAATGAAGTAAGCTTGTCTTGCTGGAGACATATAGACACATCATTTTCAAATCTCATCTCAGCATTTGGAATTGATTTTATTACTATAAGAAAACTCGCTTTTCACATTGTGTAAATATCCAGGCTCAGCAAAAACTTAAAGCCTTTGGTTGTGTGCCTGCGGCCAGATTCTTTTTGGGCATACTCTTCAACCTCAGAAAATGTAAGTTCAGGAAATGCAAAGATAAATCAGCAAAATTAAAgcttgatgaaacaaaaaaaaaatcttgtttgCGTCCTTAAACAACAAATGTTTGGCATGTTTTCAActaaaaagtcaaaatttgtttcaattgaGTTGATCACCACAATAAGTGTGACGCTTGTTTGCTTGCTCACCAGTGATGCATTGCTTTGTGGCATCCAAACACGTAATTAAGTCCTGCAAAGAGTCTATTAACcctaaaaaaaaagctattggGGAGCAAGTGTTGATGCAATTTGAATTCCACAAGTGCCTGTAAGAAATGGCCAACCTCATGAATCAATGTCCAATTGGGTGCATTCTAAATGACCCTGATGGTGGATCATACCTTTCTCTAAATGACGTGCTCCTTGGGTGAGCATCATCTTGTATGCCATAAATGCCATAAGGCCTTTTCTGAAAAACTAAGTGGAGGTGGTGGATAAGGGATGTGTTTCTGTCATTAATTCCCAAAGACATGGAACAtagagaaataaaatgtttaagtAAACGACTTTGTGGTAGTCAAAAATCTAAATGCAACCTGTGGAAACTGGAATATCTGTAAGATTATCAATGTTTACGCAGGACAAGATGGTCAAGTTCGAAACATCAGAGTGAAGACCAATATTTGAGTGTATCCCAGGCCGGTTACAAAGATTGTGGTGCCTCACCCAGTGCAAGGTTACAAATAAAGATGAGAAAAACGTCCTCATTTTGGAGGAGTGCGTTTCACTGAACATTcactttattataattaattgttaaattttaccCACATGCTGTTTATGTTCACATGCCTTTTAATTTTTGCAATGTTTGTCATCTAAAACGTGTCATTTAGGACACCTAATACGTGTCATTTTAGACAATTTAGTTGTTCAGTTGCTCAGTTCAATTTCAACCAAGCTGACCAGTTATTTTAGATTGCTAACCAGTTATTTGTCACAAGTACAGAGGCAGTCAAGAAGTAGGTTTCCTGTTCATTTCCAGGttattaaagttaattttctgtttgttttgaatgcTTGTAAGGTTAAGTGCCAACGtggtttctttgtattttaaattgaattgtGGTATTAAATTAAATACAGCTCTTCTTCCGTATACGTGCATCAAGAGTTCCGGAAGGTAATTCGCGCGCAATGCATTCTGGGATAGTCTCACAAAAAAAGTGGGCACCAAGCGTGACAATATGGCGTGTGTCTCTGTATTCAATGCGTTCTTTGAAGCGTGTCTTTATCTATAATACagtctttttgttcttgtaagTGATATCAACTGGAAAATAATCTTCGTGGGTATTATATTCAAAAGGTaagttacaaattttaactttgttttagctgtttttaagcttttaatgGTAGTAGATTCAATCCTGCGCGCGAGTGACATTCGCGAATACAAGAACTGTCAAAAGTCAAAGATTCTCATcgtatttttattactttgcagCCGTTTAATGACATGGTCTTTGGGCACAGAAATTGTGCAGTATTTGGGTGCCATAACAGTGGGAAAAAGCTTGAGAAATGGGCTTCACAGCAATGCGAAGTTCACGATTGTTTACACGGCACTCCGCCATGTGACTGTCCGCTGCCGTTCAAGCTATTTCCGTTCCCTACTGAACGCAAAAACAATGAGGGTAGAAAGCGCTGGATCCATCTTCTAAAGAGAAAAGGCCCGAAAGGAGAAGTCTGGCAACCTAATAATTCGTCGAGAGTCTGCAATGAGCACTTTGTTGATGGGAAACCCACGAAAGAAAACCCTGATCCTGTACTCAAAATGGGCTACGAGACAAAGTCTACTCGTAACCGTAAACCGCCTACTGATAGATCATCATTACTAGAAGAAATGAAACGTTTAAGAACTCAAGATAATACTCAAGATAACACACAAGATAATATTCAAGATGATACTCAAGATAATGCACATGATAGTCAAGATGCTCCTGTGATTCAAGAACCAAGTAGTTCCTCGTTTATAACAGAAGAAGAACATTGTACTACTGCCGGTCGACCCGACCATATCACTCACGATCATGCATATTCGTTTGGCTGGTACAACCTAGAAGATCCTGACTtctgtatgaaagaaaaatgcttgCAGGAAAGACTCAAGCAGTTCAATGAGATCaaagatctcaaagaaaaactccAAGAACTTGAAAGTGAACTCAAAGCATGTAAGATAAAACTCAAGGCCAGACAGCGTAAGGGACTAGAACattctgatttgaaaacaaattcatctgTTCGTCTACTAACCGGCCTACCATCAAAACGAGTATTCAATAAGTTGTTTGAAGTAGTGAagggaaacattaaaaaagtaaactactGGAGTGGCCCAAAAAAATCtactaaaaaaggaagaaacttcaaaaaaacaccaaataagTTTGGCCCTAAAAGAGCTTTGTCAGAAAAAGATGAGTTTCTTTTGACCTTAATGAAACTTCGACTTGGATCAACAAATGCTGACTTAGCACAGAGGTTTGGAATTTCAActacaaatgtaacaaatgttGTTACTACCTGGGTGAAAATCCTAGCAAGTGAACTTAAATGTTTGGTTTACAATCCCTCCATCGATGTTGTGAAAGCAACTTTGCCCGCAAAGTTTAAAAAGCCAGGCTACTCTAATGTACGCCACATCATTGATTgcacagaaatatttattgaaacccCAAGCGACCCAAACCTTAGAGCAGCTACGTGGTCAGACTACAAGCATCACAACACTGCTAAGCTGTTGGTATCAATAACACCACatggttttttcaatttcttatcCAAAGCATGGGGAGGGAGAACTTCAGATGTGCATCTGACAAGAGAATCATCATTTTATGATATCATTGAACCTGGCGATGAAGTGATGGCAGACCGTGGATTCACAATTGCTGAAGACCTCTTAATCAGAAGCTCAAGACTACACATCCCCCCTGGTAAACGTGGACAAGAGCAGTTCACTAAAGCTGAAgttgctaaaacaaaagaaattgcaaatcttAGAATCTTTGTTGAGCAAGCAATAAGACGGTTGAAGACGTTTAGACTGATAAAGCATGAACTACCAATATCACTGCTTGGCAGTATAGACAACATTGTACTTATTTGTGCAGCCTTATGTAACTTGTATAGACCCTTgggtaaaaaatgattaacaagaaatgtacaaataGCTAAAAAGATTGACAGCATTTAACCCATGAAAGAATATAAACTTCATAAATTTAGAGGATACCAATATGTATTAGTCTAAGTTCTTTCTTAGgttaaatgttattcaaaatctCTGCTCTACTTTACTAGCAACTAGTATAGAGTGCAATCACTTAATCTTTCATACAAATGGTACCAAATAATACTAAATAGTGTTGATAATGGtacataacaagaaaattaagtaataGTATGATTTAGTACCATTTAATGCTTCAGCTATTAAGTATGTGCACTCTGAATAAGAACTGTTATATTATTTGCACCACAAGGACCtcacaagagaaaaattattctgGTAGAGTGATTACAATCATTAGAtataatttgtaaatatttttcttcatttcacagCTCATGTGTCGCTGaacacaaataaataatatattatttattattactatatatataactgcaaacaatatcaaactgtaacattttcaatcataCTGAAGTGTGGTCAATGCATTACTTGtataaaatttcatgatttgaTTCATCCATTCCAGTTTCCACAACAGACAATTTTACTGTTCTATTCAGAGACTATTTGAGTTCAATTTAGAACTGTCAGACCAGTTTTTCCAGatatgaaattgtaaaaattctaaattgtatataaaatgtacaaatgtatttttagtgtttacaccatgtaaataaagttttgtatCAAGTTATAATTAACGAGCATTCATTCACTTAAATACttattataaaaccaaattaggtTTTGCTTTATCTTTTCCCAGTAATCATTATTGAACTTGATTAGCTCCAGATGATAACCCTTTTGGGTGTAGACCAGGAAGTGACACCATGTTCTCTTTGTCACAGCCATTTGTCCCTGTATCTGTGCAAAATATGCATGCTTCTCTTTCAAGACAATTTTGCCATTAATCTTTACCAGGTAGGAAAGATTGTCTTCTGATGGTAAATCATTAACAATAGAATAAGGGCACTTCACTTCTAGCACCCCTAATCCACAACAGGAACATTCAACAAGCAGATCAGGGGATGCTCCAATGAATTGGTCAGATTCATCAATAAATAGTCCACACTCTCTGAATTTTGCATCTTTGTGCTCCCTCTGAAACAGTTTCACATACTTATCCTTAGCAACTTTCTCCatgtttcttccatattttagAGCAGGTAAATGTTCCGACGGTCCATTACTTTTACCCTGGATTGTGTCCACTAGTTCCTGTGCATCACCCCCCTTAGTTTTAAGGGTTTCAACTTTTGTGTACACTCTATAGAAATTAGAGGCAGTTAATCGGCCTTTTCTGTAATCGTGCCATGCCTCATTCTCAGACTGACCAATGGTGCCTTGTTCAATCAGATGTATATCATCAGCACTTAAGTCTTTCT
The sequence above is a segment of the Pocillopora verrucosa isolate sample1 chromosome 5, ASM3666991v2, whole genome shotgun sequence genome. Coding sequences within it:
- the LOC136281013 gene encoding uncharacterized protein; the protein is MVFGHRNCAVFGCHNSGKKLEKWASQQCEVHDCLHGTPPCDCPLPFKLFPFPTERKNNEGRKRWIHLLKRKGPKGEVWQPNNSSRVCNEHFVDGKPTKENPDPVLKMGYETKSTRNRKPPTDRSSLLEEMKRLRTQDNTQDNTQDNIQDDTQDNAHDSQDAPVIQEPSSSSFITEEEHCTTAGRPDHITHDHAYSFGWYNLEDPDFCMKEKCLQERLKQFNEIKDLKEKLQELESELKACKIKLKARQRKGLEHSDLKTNSSVRLLTGLPSKRVFNKLFEVVKGNIKKVNYWSGPKKSTKKGRNFKKTPNKFGPKRALSEKDEFLLTLMKLRLGSTNADLAQRFGISTTNVTNVVTTWVKILASELKCLVYNPSIDVVKATLPAKFKKPGYSNVRHIIDCTEIFIETPSDPNLRAATWSDYKHHNTAKLLVSITPHGFFNFLSKAWGGRTSDVHLTRESSFYDIIEPGDEVMADRGFTIAEDLLIRSSRLHIPPGKRGQEQFTKAEVAKTKEIANLRIFVEQAIRRLKTFRLIKHELPISLLGSIDNIVLICAALCNLYRPLGKK